In Terriglobia bacterium, the following proteins share a genomic window:
- a CDS encoding molybdenum cofactor biosynthesis protein MoaE: MKVNVLFFGFIHDLTGLREEQVELGEGETLQGLRRLYENRFPRIGELAGSLLFAVNQQIAGPLAVLHEGDEVAFMPPVSGGMDDSCYRITGEKISTSDFANSLHSPSDGAVVTFEGIVRNHSNRRNTLYLEYEAYEPMAVRKMQEIGSEARQKFNIHSIGIVHRTGKLEIGETSVAIVVTAAHRRPAFEACQYLIDRLKIVVPVWKKEYFEDGSVWAEGEGQTRVLAGARG; the protein is encoded by the coding sequence ATGAAAGTAAACGTCTTATTTTTCGGATTCATACACGATTTAACGGGGCTTCGGGAAGAGCAGGTGGAACTTGGAGAGGGTGAAACGCTCCAGGGGCTGCGTCGCCTTTACGAAAATCGGTTCCCGCGCATAGGCGAACTGGCCGGCTCTCTTCTTTTCGCGGTTAACCAGCAGATCGCAGGGCCCCTGGCGGTGCTGCACGAAGGCGACGAAGTTGCTTTCATGCCTCCGGTCAGCGGCGGGATGGACGATAGTTGCTATCGCATCACCGGCGAAAAAATCTCAACCTCCGACTTCGCAAACTCACTCCACAGCCCTTCCGACGGCGCGGTGGTCACTTTTGAGGGCATTGTCCGCAACCATTCAAACCGGCGAAATACTCTTTATCTGGAGTACGAAGCTTACGAGCCGATGGCCGTCCGCAAAATGCAGGAGATTGGGTCGGAAGCCAGGCAGAAATTCAACATCCACTCCATCGGCATCGTCCATCGCACAGGAAAGCTGGAAATCGGCGAAACGAGCGTCGCCATCGTGGTGACGGCGGCGCATCGGCGGCCGGCGTTCGAAGCCTGCCAGTACCTCATTGACCGCCTGAAAATAGTAGTGCCGGTATGGAAAAAGGAGTATTTTGAAGACGGCTCGGTATGGGCAGAGGGCGAGGGACAGACCCGCGTGCTGGCAGGGGCACGAGGCTGA
- a CDS encoding inositol monophosphatase family protein: protein MDNYLDVALEIARESGALLAQLAGQPHEISYKRKSDIVTEADRRSEAMILERLRGHFPGHSIVAEESGGKDTGSEYCWYVDPLDGTTNFAHGFPVYCVTLALAYRDEVIAGVVYDPNREEMFAAERGAGATLNGRRITVSHTADLAESLLGTGFPPFASNHDLNIQLFFRLTQLSHGIRRAGAAALDLCSVAAGRFEGFWELKLNPWDKAAGSLLVAEAGGRVSDLSGGPFSLHRDEICASNGLVHEGLLEVFSEVLEEHGNVKCSQG from the coding sequence ATGGATAATTACCTCGACGTTGCACTCGAAATCGCCCGCGAATCGGGCGCGTTGCTCGCTCAACTTGCCGGCCAGCCGCACGAGATCTCTTACAAACGCAAGTCAGACATCGTGACGGAGGCCGACCGGCGTTCCGAGGCCATGATTCTCGAGCGCCTTCGGGGCCACTTTCCGGGCCACTCGATCGTCGCAGAGGAAAGCGGCGGCAAGGACACCGGCTCTGAATACTGCTGGTACGTTGATCCGCTGGACGGCACAACCAATTTTGCCCACGGGTTCCCGGTTTATTGCGTCACCCTGGCGCTGGCTTACCGCGATGAAGTGATTGCCGGCGTAGTTTACGATCCGAACCGCGAAGAGATGTTTGCGGCCGAGCGCGGCGCCGGCGCCACGCTGAACGGCAGGCGGATAACGGTTTCGCACACTGCAGATCTTGCTGAAAGCCTCCTGGGCACGGGCTTTCCGCCCTTCGCTTCCAATCACGATCTGAACATTCAATTGTTCTTCAGGCTCACCCAGCTTTCTCACGGAATTCGACGGGCGGGCGCCGCGGCGCTGGACCTGTGCTCGGTGGCTGCGGGACGCTTTGAAGGTTTTTGGGAGCTGAAACTGAATCCCTGGGACAAGGCGGCCGGTTCTTTACTGGTTGCCGAAGCTGGCGGCCGGGTCAGCGATCTCTCGGGCGGCCCTTTCTCGTTGCATCGGGACGAGATTTGCGCGTCGAACGGGTTGGTCCATGAGGGCTTGTTGGAAGTATTTTCGGAGGTCCTGGAAGAGCACGGAAATGTCAAGTGCAGCCAGGGCTGA
- a CDS encoding metallophosphoesterase yields MRTHLVSRRLARRRRGIITLSLSDHPPLSPPPASPDPEITEIDIHVRRLGAGYDGLKIVQLTDIHHSLYTPLEDVERAVRMANQLQPDLIALTGDYVTFSPHYIRPVAQVLGQLRARLGVFAVLGNHDFQVDADEMTRALEAQHIHVLRNSHFALASRRDRLWMLGVDDHWWSADDLEAAMRHVPPHDPKILLCHNPVGIHMAAEQHIDLVLSGHTHGGQVRLPVVGGLYTRSKLGKRFIAGWNRLDGTQIYVSRGIGKVLVPLRVNCPPEIACLNLRAGNPTRTHEVS; encoded by the coding sequence ATGAGAACACACCTGGTATCAAGGCGTCTGGCAAGGCGCCGCCGAGGGATCATCACGCTCTCGCTCTCGGACCACCCACCACTTTCCCCGCCGCCGGCTTCGCCCGATCCGGAAATCACAGAGATAGACATCCACGTCCGCCGGCTTGGCGCAGGCTATGACGGTCTGAAGATTGTTCAGCTCACCGACATCCACCACAGCCTCTATACGCCCCTTGAAGACGTCGAACGCGCTGTGAGAATGGCCAATCAGCTCCAGCCCGACCTGATCGCGCTCACCGGAGATTATGTGACGTTTTCTCCCCATTACATCCGGCCGGTTGCCCAGGTGCTGGGGCAACTGCGGGCCAGGCTCGGAGTTTTCGCCGTTCTTGGCAATCACGACTTTCAGGTAGACGCCGACGAAATGACCAGGGCCCTCGAAGCCCAGCACATCCACGTCTTGCGCAACTCCCACTTTGCGCTCGCCTCCCGGCGCGACCGCCTCTGGATGCTCGGCGTTGACGACCACTGGTGGAGCGCCGACGACCTCGAGGCCGCCATGCGGCACGTCCCGCCGCACGATCCCAAAATCCTGCTGTGCCACAATCCGGTCGGAATTCACATGGCCGCGGAACAACACATCGACCTGGTCCTTTCCGGCCATACTCACGGCGGACAGGTCCGTTTGCCCGTGGTGGGCGGCCTTTATACCAGGTCCAAACTGGGCAAGAGATTCATCGCCGGATGGAACCGGCTGGACGGCACGCAAATCTACGTCAGCCGCGGGATCGGCAAGGTGCTGGTTCCCCTCAGGGTCAACTGCCCTCCGGAAATCGCCTGCCTCAACCTGCGCGCCGGCAATCCCACAAGAACGCACGAGGTATCCTGA
- a CDS encoding PQQ-binding-like beta-propeller repeat protein, protein MKLSVLLMFVLVTGPLKAQVTFDRLLHSKQEPQNWLTYGGTYASDRYSLLTQINRENVKNLQLKWVWRPTTTPADEKMECTPIVVNGVLYATSLTSVVALDAATGRRYWEFTRSFNPDDFPGQRMYMVNKGVAIEGNTLFWTTGWDDHLLAIDARTGHLKWEVKVDDWNKGYQLNMPPLVVKDELIVGPATDDMGANCFIAAFNIHTGKLIWKTYTSPNSADDPAAKTWAGDTWKHGGAPVWNEGSYDPETNLVFYGTGNPNPVSNGDQRSPGSKFDNLYSDCVIAFDADTGKIRWYFQFTPGDEYDYDATQIPVLADISWQGEKRKVMLWANRNGFFYVLDRGTGKFLMGTAFTKLNWAKGLDRNGRPIRDPKHWPKPMGGTLVWPGSQGGTNYYPPSYDPQTGLFYVSTWQNYEGFSDKRPVLPWKQMHMYTGDGWWPGFGQSSPPANWPPPPPRPHVPAMSLRGNAEYKTPAEGYGSILALDPQTGEKKWEFKMVNYTESGVLSTAGGVVFGGGKDGIFVALDAETGKPLWHVNVGDTAEGMGSGPMSYAVHGKQYIITTAADTMYAFALPD, encoded by the coding sequence ATGAAGCTAAGCGTGTTGCTGATGTTTGTCTTAGTGACGGGGCCCTTGAAGGCGCAAGTTACTTTCGACCGGCTACTTCACTCCAAACAGGAACCTCAAAATTGGCTCACCTACGGTGGAACGTATGCAAGCGACCGCTACAGCCTCTTGACGCAAATCAACCGGGAGAATGTCAAGAATCTGCAGCTAAAGTGGGTCTGGCGGCCCACCACCACGCCCGCTGACGAGAAGATGGAGTGCACTCCAATTGTTGTGAACGGCGTGTTGTATGCCACGAGCCTGACGTCAGTGGTGGCGCTCGATGCTGCTACGGGCCGGCGCTACTGGGAGTTCACGCGTTCGTTTAATCCGGACGACTTCCCCGGGCAACGCATGTACATGGTCAACAAGGGAGTGGCGATCGAGGGGAACACGCTATTTTGGACGACGGGGTGGGACGATCATCTGCTCGCCATTGATGCCAGAACCGGTCACCTGAAATGGGAAGTTAAGGTCGACGATTGGAATAAAGGCTACCAGTTGAACATGCCGCCCCTGGTGGTAAAGGACGAGCTCATCGTCGGACCTGCGACCGACGATATGGGTGCAAATTGCTTTATCGCTGCTTTTAACATTCACACCGGGAAGTTAATCTGGAAAACCTACACAAGTCCGAATTCCGCAGATGATCCCGCCGCCAAGACGTGGGCGGGCGACACCTGGAAACACGGCGGCGCCCCGGTCTGGAACGAAGGTTCTTACGATCCTGAGACGAACTTGGTGTTCTACGGCACCGGCAATCCGAATCCGGTCTCGAACGGCGATCAGCGATCGCCCGGCAGCAAATTCGACAATCTCTACTCCGATTGCGTCATTGCGTTCGATGCCGATACGGGGAAGATCAGGTGGTATTTCCAATTCACGCCAGGCGATGAGTACGACTATGATGCCACCCAGATCCCCGTATTAGCGGATATCAGCTGGCAGGGCGAAAAGCGTAAGGTTATGCTCTGGGCCAATCGCAATGGCTTCTTCTATGTCCTCGACCGGGGGACCGGCAAATTCCTTATGGGCACAGCTTTCACGAAGCTGAATTGGGCGAAAGGCCTCGATAGGAATGGCCGGCCGATTCGAGATCCAAAGCATTGGCCGAAACCTATGGGCGGAACTCTCGTGTGGCCAGGCTCGCAAGGGGGAACCAATTATTATCCCCCATCTTACGATCCGCAAACAGGGCTATTCTATGTATCGACCTGGCAAAACTACGAAGGTTTTTCGGACAAACGGCCCGTTCTTCCATGGAAGCAAATGCACATGTATACCGGAGACGGTTGGTGGCCCGGGTTTGGGCAATCGTCACCCCCGGCTAACTGGCCGCCCCCTCCTCCCCGGCCGCACGTCCCGGCTATGTCATTGCGCGGGAATGCCGAATACAAGACCCCGGCCGAAGGCTATGGCTCCATCCTCGCCCTCGATCCGCAGACTGGAGAAAAAAAGTGGGAGTTCAAGATGGTCAACTACACCGAGTCCGGCGTGCTCTCCACTGCTGGCGGAGTAGTGTTCGGGGGAGGGAAGGACGGCATCTTTGTCGCACTTGATGCGGAAACGGGCAAGCCGCTGTGGCATGTGAACGTGGGCGACACTGCGGAAGGAATGGGGAGTGGCCCTATGAGTTACGCGGTACATGGGAAACAATACATCATAACGACAGCCGCCGACACAATGTATGCATTCGCTCTGCCAGATTAG
- a CDS encoding DUF1080 domain-containing protein: MSIARSLFVLLALFAMLALAPTALLAADQDFNGQWDIQVHAKPAAFVQFTTTAAWWLDITGAGTPHLKIQFVGSPDGGLDDITVAKIQNGVLHFTWKAKARFGHTPGPNEYAEYEVSFARGLLQGTMTSPATTPATHLTFTGYPSAKIDEHDDGSWVAGKPIKLFNGKDLEGWTGVNSPKMKGWSVENGLLECADSSDDLITVKKFWNFKLHVEYKFPVGKRSNNGIGLRGRYEFQIASDYGTPPGMHGTGALYTRILPRVNAARPAGEWNNVDIRLVGREITAVLNGQTLYKRAVIVGLNGIAIDAFEGRSGPIELQGDETAAEFRNLVLVPLAKRGGK, translated from the coding sequence ATGAGTATAGCTAGATCGCTCTTCGTGCTGTTGGCGCTTTTTGCGATGCTCGCTCTGGCGCCAACCGCTCTTCTGGCCGCGGATCAGGACTTCAATGGCCAGTGGGATATTCAGGTGCACGCCAAACCCGCCGCCTTTGTGCAGTTCACTACGACGGCCGCATGGTGGCTGGATATCACCGGTGCGGGAACGCCCCATCTGAAGATCCAATTCGTGGGGTCTCCGGACGGCGGTCTGGACGATATAACCGTCGCAAAAATCCAGAACGGGGTACTGCACTTCACCTGGAAAGCCAAAGCGCGTTTCGGGCACACTCCGGGTCCGAACGAGTATGCCGAATATGAGGTGAGCTTTGCCCGCGGGCTCCTGCAGGGTACGATGACGAGTCCCGCGACAACTCCTGCGACCCACCTGACTTTCACTGGGTATCCCTCAGCCAAAATTGATGAACACGATGACGGTTCCTGGGTGGCGGGTAAGCCGATCAAGTTATTTAACGGTAAGGACCTCGAGGGATGGACGGGCGTCAATTCCCCCAAGATGAAGGGTTGGTCCGTAGAGAATGGCCTTCTGGAGTGCGCGGATAGCTCGGACGATCTGATCACAGTCAAGAAATTCTGGAACTTTAAACTGCATGTCGAATACAAATTTCCGGTCGGTAAACGGAGCAACAATGGTATCGGCTTGCGCGGCCGCTATGAGTTTCAGATCGCGTCGGATTATGGAACTCCTCCGGGCATGCACGGCACCGGTGCGCTCTACACGAGAATTTTACCGAGAGTGAACGCGGCCAGGCCCGCGGGTGAGTGGAACAACGTCGATATCCGCCTGGTTGGCCGCGAAATCACTGCGGTCCTGAATGGGCAGACTCTCTACAAGAGGGCAGTTATCGTCGGCCTGAACGGCATTGCCATTGATGCGTTCGAAGGTCGGTCAGGTCCGATCGAGTTGCAGGGTGATGAGACCGCCGCGGAGTTCCGGAACCTCGTACTGGTGCCCCTTGCCAAGCGCGGCGGCAAGTAG
- a CDS encoding c-type cytochrome, with product MVDNMISRGAKATPEEQEQIVGYLTANFGIGTPAPKKAASGEGSAPAKAPPVPALDDSQIARAKQLIKSNDCLSCHQMDGQGSFAGPYLGDVGANNSAKQIRASLVSPSEELAPQNRSVRLVTLDGNTVVGKLLNQDGFTVQLIDAPGHLLSFQKADLREFTIITANSMPSYANKLTPQDLSLLVKYLETLRGTSQQ from the coding sequence GTGGTTGACAATATGATTTCGCGAGGAGCGAAGGCAACGCCAGAGGAGCAGGAACAGATCGTGGGTTATCTCACCGCGAATTTCGGCATCGGCACGCCAGCGCCTAAAAAGGCCGCGTCGGGAGAAGGTTCGGCTCCCGCAAAGGCGCCACCGGTGCCGGCCCTGGATGATTCTCAAATAGCGCGGGCCAAACAGCTTATTAAATCCAATGACTGCCTGTCCTGTCATCAAATGGATGGCCAAGGATCATTTGCAGGCCCCTATTTAGGCGATGTAGGCGCAAACAACAGTGCCAAGCAGATACGCGCCTCGCTGGTCTCTCCGAGCGAAGAACTAGCGCCGCAAAATCGTTCGGTTCGGCTGGTGACTCTCGATGGGAACACGGTAGTTGGAAAGCTGCTCAATCAAGATGGATTCACCGTTCAGCTTATCGACGCGCCCGGTCATCTTCTGTCTTTCCAAAAGGCAGATCTGCGGGAGTTCACGATTATTACCGCAAACTCGATGCCCTCTTACGCCAATAAATTGACGCCTCAAGATCTTTCTCTTCTTGTCAAGTATTTGGAGACCTTGAGGGGCACAAGTCAGCAATAA